A genomic stretch from Natronomonas gomsonensis includes:
- a CDS encoding DUF371 domain-containing protein: MEQRVHASGHEHVSAEHTSTFELTSDDWLTPAGDCILGIEADTVPADFDDAFVEACRSHDATITVTLRAEDHEQVIEGRGHPDLTFENDRSMVGRTSDYVDDRTIVVGCDAAAADLDRDFVEALASGANLECVLTVDA, from the coding sequence ATGGAACAACGCGTGCACGCGAGCGGCCACGAGCACGTCAGCGCCGAACACACGAGTACGTTCGAGTTGACGAGCGACGACTGGCTCACACCCGCGGGTGATTGCATCCTCGGTATCGAAGCCGACACCGTTCCCGCCGACTTCGACGATGCGTTCGTCGAGGCCTGCCGGTCCCACGACGCGACCATCACGGTCACCCTCCGGGCCGAGGACCACGAGCAGGTCATCGAGGGACGGGGCCACCCCGACCTCACCTTCGAGAACGACCGCAGCATGGTCGGCCGAACCAGCGACTACGTCGACGACCGGACCATCGTCGTCGGATGCGACGCCGCCGCGGCGGACCTCGACCGGGACTTCGTCGAGGCGCTCGCCTCGGGCGCCAACCTCGAATGCGTCCTCACGGTCGACGCCTGA
- a CDS encoding endonuclease III domain-containing protein, which produces MDDEPAENISGGESGGGTISEFDPTAADTRAEGIVDRLGELYWQKTYGGQDAFECLVRTVLSQNTSDKASQPAHDALMERYGRDNPGDLAVALADAAQDELAETISSAGLYNQKSETLIRLAERVIAEYGGAAGFDGFVKDEAPTEVRGALLDLKGVGPKTADCVLLFSGGRGGVFPVDTHVHRIARRMGLAPADADHEEVREYLERDVPAGKCGFGHTAMIQFGREYCSARKPACLEDPDACPLADDCDQLGVYPETGEVIDPSEAPER; this is translated from the coding sequence ATGGACGACGAACCCGCCGAGAACATCTCCGGAGGCGAATCCGGCGGCGGTACGATATCGGAGTTCGACCCTACGGCGGCCGACACTCGCGCCGAAGGCATCGTCGACCGACTCGGCGAATTGTACTGGCAGAAGACCTACGGCGGACAGGACGCCTTCGAGTGTCTCGTCCGCACCGTATTGAGCCAAAACACCTCCGACAAGGCGAGTCAACCGGCACACGACGCGCTGATGGAACGGTACGGCCGCGACAACCCCGGCGACCTCGCGGTGGCCCTCGCCGACGCCGCCCAAGACGAACTCGCCGAGACAATCTCCTCTGCGGGACTGTACAACCAGAAATCGGAGACGCTCATCCGACTCGCCGAGCGCGTCATCGCCGAGTACGGCGGGGCTGCGGGCTTCGACGGGTTCGTCAAGGACGAAGCACCCACAGAAGTCCGTGGCGCCCTACTCGATTTGAAAGGCGTCGGGCCGAAAACCGCCGACTGCGTGTTGCTGTTCTCGGGGGGGCGCGGGGGTGTTTTTCCGGTCGATACCCACGTCCACCGCATCGCCCGCCGGATGGGACTGGCTCCGGCCGATGCCGACCACGAGGAAGTTCGCGAATACCTCGAACGGGACGTTCCGGCCGGGAAATGTGGGTTCGGTCACACCGCGATGATTCAGTTCGGTCGGGAGTACTGCTCGGCGCGCAAGCCGGCGTGCTTGGAGGACCCCGACGCCTGCCCGCTGGCCGACGACTGTGACCAACTCGGGGTTTACCCGGAGACGGGCGAGGTAATCGACCCGAGTGAAGCCCCCGAGCGGTGA
- a CDS encoding coiled-coil protein: MVESIDESQNVELTDDDLENDSKGQLIKRAGQLRDRRNELNQMASERASKRDELNAKTREKVDEAQQHREKRDELNEQVQEHKEKRNELNAKANELFDKVDDLKDDLELSEGKSVDQLKEEIEELEFKQQTEVLSTEDERELIEKIEEKREKLADRKGKLNQDGELEELKEEAQEVRAEASNHHQKVTELADKAQEHHNQMIEAYREADDIRDEADEWHEKFVDAQEAADRHHEDFVRVQKRLRELDKEEEQERKGEREEKREAAKEEAEEIYQKFKEGETLDTEDLMKLQKAGKL; encoded by the coding sequence ATGGTAGAGTCAATCGACGAATCCCAGAACGTAGAACTGACAGACGACGACCTCGAAAACGATTCTAAAGGTCAACTCATCAAACGCGCCGGCCAGCTTCGCGACCGGCGAAACGAGCTCAATCAGATGGCCTCCGAGCGCGCTTCCAAGCGCGACGAACTCAACGCGAAAACTCGCGAGAAGGTCGACGAGGCCCAACAGCACCGCGAGAAGCGCGACGAGCTCAACGAGCAGGTCCAAGAGCACAAAGAGAAGCGAAACGAGCTCAACGCCAAGGCCAACGAGCTCTTCGACAAGGTCGACGACCTCAAAGACGACCTCGAACTCTCCGAGGGCAAGAGCGTCGACCAGCTCAAAGAGGAAATCGAAGAGCTGGAGTTCAAACAGCAGACCGAAGTGCTCTCGACGGAAGACGAGCGCGAACTCATCGAGAAAATCGAGGAGAAACGCGAGAAACTCGCCGACCGGAAAGGGAAACTGAACCAGGACGGCGAACTCGAAGAGCTCAAAGAGGAAGCCCAGGAGGTCCGCGCGGAAGCCTCCAACCACCACCAGAAGGTGACCGAGCTCGCCGACAAGGCCCAGGAACACCACAACCAGATGATTGAGGCCTATCGGGAGGCCGACGACATCCGCGACGAGGCCGACGAGTGGCACGAGAAGTTCGTCGACGCCCAGGAGGCGGCCGACCGCCACCACGAGGACTTCGTCCGCGTCCAGAAGCGCCTGCGCGAACTCGACAAGGAAGAAGAACAGGAGCGCAAGGGCGAGCGCGAAGAGAAGCGCGAGGCCGCAAAGGAGGAAGCCGAGGAAATCTACCAGAAGTTCAAGGAAGGCGAAACCCTCGACACCGAGGACCTGATGAAGCTGCAGAAGGCCGGCAAACTGTAA